In Planctomycetia bacterium, a single genomic region encodes these proteins:
- a CDS encoding preprotein translocase subunit SecE, producing the protein MATEKQSSVGLLLREVFRADVYKRSQGRIARQVTFAVLALFVLAGIWSLNNALVSIGAFSFLERNATAVRYALNAFLLVAGLWICYRIVNFSRFADFLISVEVEMN; encoded by the coding sequence ATGGCGACAGAAAAACAATCGAGCGTCGGACTGCTGTTGCGGGAAGTGTTCCGCGCGGACGTGTACAAGCGCAGCCAGGGGCGGATCGCCCGGCAGGTGACGTTCGCCGTGCTGGCGTTGTTCGTGCTGGCGGGGATCTGGTCGTTGAATAACGCCCTCGTTTCGATCGGCGCATTCAGCTTCCTCGAACGCAATGCGACGGCTGTCCGGTACGCTTTGAACGCATTCTTGTTGGTCGCAGGCTTGTGGATTTGCTACCGAATCGTTAACTTTTCACGTTTCGCCGACTTCTTGATTTCGGTCGAAGTGGAGATGAAC